The genomic region GTAATCTACTGTTTCGACGTAGGCTCACCGCACTCCACCATGGAGGAGTTCGAGCTGCATGGGGGGGCGGGTTTCCGCTGCCTGTGCCTTGCGGACGTCCAGCGAACCATTCCATGCCACATGCGGGTTAATAAAATACACGGCCATGCCTGGGCCTCTCACCCCTTCAATTTTCCGTCGTTCGCGGCGGATTACGCCCATTTTTTCCAGCGTTCCCATGATGGTGCTGACGCTACGAGGCGCACAGTCAATCTCTTCGGCGAGCTGGTCGCGGGTGAGCAGCACCTCACCGGTGTCCTGCCGGAGATTGAGCAGAACCAGATCAAAGGCGTGACGCACCTGATTGGGTCGATCATCGGATGGCAGGGCGCGGATAGCGTCCCAGATTGTGGCGGTCTGCATACGGCTCAACATGGTGAAACCTCCCGGCCAAAGCCCTTCGGTAGTATCTGGTCGCGCGGCCTTCTGAAGCGCGTGTGTGGCCCGTGAGATGGCTATACGCGCCTCTCCGGGCAAATGCTTCAGGAGTTCTTCGGACAGGAGTGAGAGCTGCTCGGCCGCCTGTGCGGCTTCCTCCTGCCCGGATCGCTGCTGTTTGGTGGTGAGGCGCACAATCTGGGCCATGGCTCGCTCCCTGTGGAGAACCCGTCATTAGGTCACGGAATCCGTGATCCAAAGGTCACAGAGTCCGTGACCTAATGCAACCTGTTTCTGCCGGATTTCTGCGGGGTGTGGCGATCCCTAAGA from Komagataeibacter medellinensis NBRC 3288 harbors:
- a CDS encoding helix-turn-helix domain-containing protein translates to MAQIVRLTTKQQRSGQEEAAQAAEQLSLLSEELLKHLPGEARIAISRATHALQKAARPDTTEGLWPGGFTMLSRMQTATIWDAIRALPSDDRPNQVRHAFDLVLLNLRQDTGEVLLTRDQLAEEIDCAPRSVSTIMGTLEKMGVIRRERRKIEGVRGPGMAVYFINPHVAWNGSLDVRKAQAAETRPPMQLELLHGGVR